Proteins found in one Bicyclus anynana chromosome 26, ilBicAnyn1.1, whole genome shotgun sequence genomic segment:
- the LOC112057293 gene encoding uncharacterized protein LOC112057293 isoform X1, translating into MKVSVAAQALSARTAAMLKYTNAVSNLHTGHSSTMETTAEVVAFIDKLFDSVNCKPGCAKKGKLRKAVKNNSKHHSFWTEAIEIIKELKFEDSSSKIAVKAGRPRLVRVPSLEGWITTLESFIRISKLLFEKYSIEYFYPRFIYQDPLENFFGRIRSLNYRNINPDANTFLHAFKSLVLTNLLSPHSKFANCEVDDGDSLLDVNFLFESSSNDKENRFKMPSTSQQQQQQILDHNSPSGSLKDEIILEKIKVQCSAYTAGFLCRKLTKKNQCKSCLKTYTSSSTNENIYAYIKLREYEMLKNDNLAYPSENFIKMYRDGSNLIHKYLNKNACEKNIGKNLKKMLNKSLRFSWLGCCSSHTEILKSVFFNSIIRLHVHNWCNIINKILKGDIKQKYVSKMADIHKSAYEKYKKLVLRNKSV; encoded by the exons atgaaagtcAGTGTTGCAGCTCAAGCCTTAAGTGCCCGAACTGCTGCCATGTTGAAATATACAAATGCAGTCT ctaATTTACACACTGGACACTCTAGCACCATGGAAACAACAGCTGAAGTCGTTGCATTTATTGATAAGCTTTTTGACAGTGTCAATTGTAAACCTGGTTGTGCAAAAAAAGGGAAATTACGAAAGGCAGTAAAGAATAATTCTAAACATCACTCATTTTGGACAGAAGCCATAGAGATAATTAAAGAGTTAAAATTTGAGGACAGTAGCAGTAAAATTGCTGTTAAAGCAGGAAGGCCTCGACTTGTGCGTGTTCCATCCTTAGAAGGTTGGATAACAACCTTAGAAAGTTTCATTAGAATATCTAAGttattgtttgaaaaatatAGCATCGAATATTTTTACCCAAGGTTTATTTACCAGGACCCACTGGAAAATTTTTTTGGTAGGATAAGGTCTCTGAATTATAGGAATATAAACCCAGATGCAAATACATTTCTGCATGCATTTAAATCATTGGTATTAACCAATTTGTTGAGTCCTCACTCAAAATTTGCCAACTGTGAAGTGGATGATGGCGATTCATTGCTAgatgtaaattttttatttgaaagttctTCTAATGATAAAGAAAACCGTTTTAAAATGCCATCCACTTCACAACAGCAACAACAACAGATACTAGACCATAACAGTCCAAGTGGGTCTTTAAAAGACGAAATTATActggaaaaaataaaagttcagtGCTCAGCCTATACGGCTGGGTTCTTATGCcgtaaattaactaaaaaaaatcaatgtaagAGCTGCCTAAAAACATATACAAGCAGCTctacaaatgaaaatatttatgcttatataaaattaagagAATACGAAATGCTCAAAAATGATAATTTAGCATATCCTAGTGAAAACTTTATTAAGATGTACAGGGATGGAAGTAATTTAatacataagtatttaaataaaaatgcttgtgaaaaaaatattgggaaaaatttaaagaaaatgctAAATAAAAGTTTGAGGTTTTCCTGGTTGGGGTGCTGTTCTTCACAcacagaaatattaaaaagtgtatttttCAATAGTATAATAAGATTACATGTCCACAATTGgtgcaatattataaataaaattttgaaaggggatatcaaacaaaaatatgtgTCCAAAATGGCTGATATACATAAATCTGCctacgaaaaatataaaaagctcGTACTCCGAAATAAAagcgtttaa